GGCCCCTCCACCCTGCTGTCATAAGACTGCCACGTCCTGTTTTCCTAAACTCGCCCTACAGGGTGGGCAGACTGGACCAGCTGGATAGGAGTGTTTGGAAAAGTATAGGCGGAGCTCCCAGGCTGTGCCTTGTCGggctgagatttttttcccccctcccttGGTTTTTCAGCTGGGCCACTCCCTGAGGAGGCAGGGGTGTGACCCCTCCCACCCATGATTCATTAGCCTGTGAAATCGGTGGTAATCATCTGCTGAGGTGCACCATTGTGTTAGGAGCTAGGAATACACTGAGGAATGATTTAGCCCTGGCACTTGGAGACGTCCCCAGCATGGGAACTATAAAAGCTATCTTTAGCcctaacataaacaaaagcaaggcAGGCTCTGGGCTAAAGTTTTTTCTGTGGTTCATTTAGTCTTTATGATAACCCTAATGAGGTTATCTCACTTTATAATGGGCAGACTGTATCCACAGAGGTGAAGTGACTTGCCCAATTAACAGATTCCTAGTGACAGCCAGGTCTCAAAGGACTCAACTCCACTCGACCTCCAGTGTGCCCCCTCTCACCTTCAATGGTATTGATACCTAGAGCTCTGTAAGACCTTTTAGCTGAATGCAGTAAATTCAGATTCAGGATTAATTAATGCAGCTTGGGGTCATAAAGgctgaggagagaagggaggatttGATTGGACCTTGAACCTAGGAGTCAAATGGAAAGAGCAAATAATTTGATAACCACCCCTTGGAATCATCCACTCCCACCCAGAGTGCTAAGGCTGCAGGGATGAGACTCTTAGACGGTTCAGTCTCCATCACAGACCAAAATATAAACAACTCAGGGTATGAATCTTTCTCTTTACAGGAACAGCCAGAAATTTTCACTTCTGCAGATAAGCCTTGGCACATGCTCTTCCTGCTGtcgaggaagagaaggcagagtgtcccaaatgaataaaaagaacttTAAGACAAGGCCTTGCCACATAAtccaggctgccctggagcttCCAGCCTTTCTGCCATAGCCTCCCAGTTGCTAGGATTACATACAGGCCTGGGGGTCATTTAAATGAGGAGAAACTAGCTAGGCACTCTGTTGCTATGTCAGCTTTTCCTTACATCCCACCTCAGATTGGATTGGTGGCAGCCACAGTGGTAGCAGacagaatggagaaaaatattgGCCCTTTAAGCCAGGCAGAGTAAAGAGCTCACCTCTGTAACCACAGCTCATAGGAAGGttgcagcaagttcaaggccagcctggactatatcaTGAGTTCCATGCCTGTCCCCCAAGCtgaaaaaaccacaaacaaataaatttgccTTAGAATTGTGTGGAAGAAAGTGAGGGGTGTTGTAATATCGTCTTGAGGGAGGGAGCTGGAAATGTTGGGGCTAGAGAGTTACGATAAGTTTTTCTTGCTTACATTCTACACTACCTTGTGGTCTAGGGAGTATATTGGTCAGTATGAATGGCTACGCGGTCTCTTAAGAGAGTGGCAGCCAGCACCTTTCTCACTGTCGCCTCTGCCTTCCCTAGATATGTGCAGGTGAAATTTGTCTGTATTCGGACGCAGTCAAACAGGAAGAGAACACGGAAGGTGGACAGGTGCCCAGCGTACTTGCTCCTGCAGTACAACGAAAGCCTAGATAGACTGTTTATCAGTGAATTGAATACCCAACACATACATGTTGATTCTTATGCTGTTGGAGGAGCCCCTGCTAGCAAACTCCAGAAGGCAGTGTATCTGCATAACCTCCAGCCGGTGCAGCTCAGCATCAAGAGAGACCTTGATGCAGCAGAGAAGCTCCCAGTAGAACCACCGTCTTTCTGCCTAGATAAGACACAGCTGCCCTCAGATCCAGAGCAAGGGGCCATCAGTCCTTCTGACCTGGCCAAGATAGCAAAAGTGATGAAAAACTTTCTTACTGTAGACGAGGGCTCGATGGCCTCCTTCAGCGTGGGCACCAGCCAAGACCTGGACCGGCTCAGCTTCCAGAGCAGCAAGATGAGTGACTTGTTCACCCGATTCCCAGAGAATCTCTTGTTGCACCGGGTGGAGAATAGCCAGGGCCATATTCTGTATGCTTTCTTGGTGGAGAACAAGGAGCGAGAGAGTCGAGTAGTACATTTTGCTGTGCTCAAGGCTGAGACAGCCCCCTCTGTGGCCAAGATGCTCAATATCTTTACAGAATTCAATTCTGATTGGCCCAAGGTCAAGGTGGTCTTTGTGGATCCTTCATTCCCTCACCGAGCTATTCTTCAGGAGATCTTCCCTGCGGCCCGCATCCTCCTTTCTATTTATCATACGACCCGGCTCCTCGAGAAGAAGTTGCATCAGAGCGCTGCAAATGCATCCTTTAAAAGGCTCATGAAGGAAGCTCTTCGGGAGGCTGTGTTTGTCTCTTCTGACGCAAGCCTGAAAAAGCTCTGTCAGATGACGCAGGCCCTGCTGGATGAGGAACTCTTCAGGTTCCTCCAGGCCCATTGGTTCTCCTGTGAACTGctgtggtatatgcatgtgagGAAGGGCCTGCATGCATGTAACACCTACATGGACAGCCTAGACATAGTCACCAGCAAGGTGTCCAGCCTCTTCCGGGAGCAGCGGTCCCTACTGGACTGCATCCTTCACTTTGTGGATTACATAGACTTCTTTAACACCAAGGGCCTGAAGAGCTTGCCCACAAATTCCCCCAGGTTAAAAAGAACTCAGCTCCCAAGCACACCTCCAAGGCCCAAGAAGTCTTTTCGAATTTGTGGAGGGGATGTCACCAGGCTCCCTGTGGACGAGACAAAGCCAGACTCAGAGCAGTCCCAGTCGCCACCGCCCCAGGATCAGCCCTGCAAGGATGGCATGCTGGACATTTTGCAGCAGAGTGGCTCTGAGCTAGCCTACAAGCTCTGCCACAACGAGTGGGAGGTGGTGCGGAACTCTACCCACCTGGTGGACGAGGTTGGCTCCTCGGTCGCCGTGAAGCTCCTGGAAGACTCACACCAGGTGAGCAAAGacggctgcagctgcagctgctccTTTCAGCAGTGTTACCATCTGCCGTGTCGGCACATCTTGGCTCTGTTGCATACCAGCCAGCAGCCAGTAGGGGAAGCCATGGTGTGCTGCCGGTGGCAGAAGAAGTACCAGCACCTCCTTGGACCCAATGGGGAGCTTCAAGACCGTGGAATAATCCCAAACACAGATCAGCCTGAAAAGCAAGGTCAGAACCACATGATTCAGGACCTAAGCAGGGAGCTGGCAAACCTGCTGATGCAGACTGAGGGGCCAGAGCTGGAGGAGCGCTGTTCCACCCTGCGCAAGATTGTGGACATCTGGGCTGACCCCTACCAGCTACCTGAGTCCAGTCAGCAGCCAGTTGATTTCAAAGATGTGGGGTGCCTCCCTTTCCTCTGGGGGAAGCTAGAGGAAGGGGACAGCCTTCCTCTCGCCGAAGCCATGGTTCATGACTGAAGCGTTTGTACTAGTGCACTGGGTGTCCAAACCTTGGAAGTTCGAGAGTTTGAAGTGGGCGGGTCACACTGTGGGTCAGTATTTTAACCAATGTCTTCCGAGGTAAGGGCTAAGAAGATCTTAAAAGTGTGGGGGGGATAGGGACCCCACTGTGACAGTCCCCTGAGCCTGCTGCCCCTTTCATCCCTCCCTTTGGCCAAAGTTATTCCACACTGAAAGGTCACGCCTCTTCTTCCCCAGCCCCAGAGGTCAAATTGCATTGACCCAACAGAGATGAGCCCTTGCCCAGGAGAATAAAACAAAGTGAACCTGGAAAGCAGCTTTGTTTCAGGGACGGAGGGAAGGGGGGTGACCCTTGACTGTCGCTGCTCTTTAGAAAATACCTGTTATGTATTTTTACTCACGTtaataaagttgtttttgtttttgtttcacttttgtggtttttgagacagggtctcatgcagcccaggctggcctcaaacgtcATTTTAAAGGAAACTTGAGTATTGTCTAACGGGCTGTGGTGCCGAATAGAACCTGGTGCTTCAGATCAGCTAGTAGTGTAGTAAATACTTCACCCTCTTCCTACCAACTAAGCCTGTAGAATTGACTTTAGGTGCCTTGTTCATTCTATTCAGGAAAGGGataagaggagggaggagaccCAAATCCTAGATTTTACTGCGAGCCATTTTTGGAACGCTATGGGCAAATtcctaatttgttttatttttgagagagccTAGCCTGGAACctaatatgtagaccaggctggcttctgcctgctgagcactgggattaaatgtaccaccacacccggttttttgttttaagactcGGTCTTACTAGATTGCTTATGCTAGCTTCAAACTATCCCTCTACCTCAGCCCCTGaatagctggaattacaggcctcagtttctccacaagGCAGAGGACGAAGTACGACCTTTGCACCTTTCCCGTCTGTCTCTTCCGAACTTCACAGCTCCGTACCCAACAAACAAAAGGTTCCCTTATAAAACActgttctttattttacattatggTCTTCGAAAGGTGCAAACTTCCCAGCCCTGTTTGACCGAAGGGAGGCTCCGCCCTCGGGCCACGGGTTCCCAACGCGAGCATCCTTTCGCAGGCTCTCATTGGTTACCTCCGGCCGAGCCCCCGTAACCCTGGCAACAGCGCCCGCCCCGGAGCTGCCAGTCCAGGATTGGTCCATAGCTCCCAAGTTCGACAGTGAGCTCCTTAAGCCTTTGGCCTGAGTCATTGAGAAACTGGCGTGGTGATTGGCGATCCTGGACGTCAGTCAGTCGGAGGCGGGCCCAGTGAGAGAAATGGCTGCCGTGTCTGCTGTCTGCCGGTGGGTGAGCGGTCTCTGCAGGGGCGGTGTGGAGCCGGGTTGCAGCGTTCAGGGCATACAGCTCCCACCAGTGGGAGGTGGATTTCTGCTCCGCTGGGCTTGAAAGCGAACCTCAGCCTTCCGCGTCCCACACCCGGGCTCAGGTGAGGTCAGAGGCCGCCTTCCCTTCCCGGTCCACATTTTCGGACCCTATAGGATGCATCAGGATCTGGAGCCAAAGACTCCAGCTTCCAGTTCTCTTAATGGTGGACCTACGGCTTTGAACCTCAGTCTCTCATCTGCTTTGACCCTGACTGAGACTTTCATCTGCGGAATGGGGACAGTGAATGGAGCCAAACAGGAAACATTTGCATAAAGCATTGCAGCCAATCGGGATATACGTAGAAAAAACAGGAGGCGCTACACACAACTGTTAGCCCCGGTTTACAGCGACAGGAATTCAGTTTCAGAGAGGGTCACTGACTAGCCcaatatttcacagaaaattttgagcgattttttttttctggtatataTCAGAACCAAAAGAAGCAGTTTGTAAGAATTTACAAGAATTTGTGAACATAAAGGCTATACAAATACCCagaatggtatttttaaaaagaagcgtATGTGGCGACACAAACCTGAATCCCAGCTCTTAGAAAGCTTAAGCGGGAGAATGCTGTGGGGTGGGAGCAAGCCAGGCCTACACAGGAGTGTCCTTgtgtagaaaaataataaaggccCTGTTTTTTCCATCCCCTGTACTGTCAATGTGCTATATCCCCCAGCCCTGAGAGTTCTTAAGACCAGGACctcatggccgggcggtggtggtgcacgcctttaatcccagcactcgggaggcagaggcaggcggatctctgtgagtttgagaccagcctggtctacaga
The Microtus pennsylvanicus isolate mMicPen1 chromosome 2, mMicPen1.hap1, whole genome shotgun sequence DNA segment above includes these coding regions:
- the Zswim3 gene encoding zinc finger SWIM domain-containing protein 3 codes for the protein MELGSCFKTYEDFKECFSAYKKETRCSFIVRDCVSVRFHNLNHGTSFREDILYVQVKFVCIRTQSNRKRTRKVDRCPAYLLLQYNESLDRLFISELNTQHIHVDSYAVGGAPASKLQKAVYLHNLQPVQLSIKRDLDAAEKLPVEPPSFCLDKTQLPSDPEQGAISPSDLAKIAKVMKNFLTVDEGSMASFSVGTSQDLDRLSFQSSKMSDLFTRFPENLLLHRVENSQGHILYAFLVENKERESRVVHFAVLKAETAPSVAKMLNIFTEFNSDWPKVKVVFVDPSFPHRAILQEIFPAARILLSIYHTTRLLEKKLHQSAANASFKRLMKEALREAVFVSSDASLKKLCQMTQALLDEELFRFLQAHWFSCELLWYMHVRKGLHACNTYMDSLDIVTSKVSSLFREQRSLLDCILHFVDYIDFFNTKGLKSLPTNSPRLKRTQLPSTPPRPKKSFRICGGDVTRLPVDETKPDSEQSQSPPPQDQPCKDGMLDILQQSGSELAYKLCHNEWEVVRNSTHLVDEVGSSVAVKLLEDSHQVSKDGCSCSCSFQQCYHLPCRHILALLHTSQQPVGEAMVCCRWQKKYQHLLGPNGELQDRGIIPNTDQPEKQGQNHMIQDLSRELANLLMQTEGPELEERCSTLRKIVDIWADPYQLPESSQQPVDFKDVGCLPFLWGKLEEGDSLPLAEAMVHD